The SAR202 cluster bacterium genome contains a region encoding:
- the menC gene encoding o-succinylbenzoate synthase, producing MRIDKLDVYYVAMPLIYPWRTAYGADYDIHSVLVKATSGDHVGWAESTPFFAPTYLPESAGSVFYNVTEIFGPHVVGQEYEKAKDINDRLAIFKGNSFAKAAIEIAWWTLQASIEGKPLHRLLGGQTREVAAGADFGIQDSIDMLLGNIQKAVDTGFPRIKLKVAKGWDLDMLKAVTSTFPKMKFHIDCNSGYSLDDLPFFKAIDNLGLVFIEQPLYFADILDHAELARKIQTPVCLDESAVSPKVVEQAIAIGACKYVNIKPGRIGGFYNALKVHNMCRNAGIPVWVGGMLESALGGALCVELATLPNFTYPGDLFPSKRFYTDDLSKPENELTPRLTFKPSTGKLPEPDPELLEQRTVRQKTITAKK from the coding sequence ATGCGAATCGATAAGCTGGACGTCTACTACGTTGCGATGCCGCTCATCTACCCCTGGCGCACGGCCTACGGCGCCGACTATGACATCCACTCCGTGCTTGTGAAGGCCACCAGCGGCGACCACGTGGGCTGGGCGGAGTCTACACCCTTCTTCGCTCCTACATACCTGCCGGAGAGCGCGGGCTCGGTCTTCTACAACGTGACCGAGATATTCGGCCCGCACGTCGTTGGGCAGGAGTACGAAAAGGCCAAGGACATCAACGACAGGCTGGCCATCTTCAAGGGCAACAGCTTCGCGAAGGCGGCCATCGAAATCGCGTGGTGGACGCTCCAGGCGTCCATCGAAGGCAAGCCGCTCCACAGGCTTCTGGGCGGCCAGACCCGAGAGGTCGCGGCGGGCGCGGACTTCGGCATTCAGGACTCCATCGACATGCTCCTGGGCAATATCCAGAAGGCCGTGGACACCGGCTTCCCGCGCATCAAGCTCAAAGTGGCGAAAGGCTGGGACCTGGATATGCTCAAGGCTGTGACGAGCACCTTCCCGAAGATGAAATTCCACATAGACTGCAACTCCGGGTACTCGCTCGACGACCTGCCCTTCTTCAAGGCGATCGACAACCTGGGGCTCGTCTTCATCGAGCAGCCGCTGTACTTCGCGGACATCCTCGACCACGCGGAGCTGGCCCGGAAGATCCAGACGCCCGTCTGCCTTGACGAGTCGGCAGTCAGCCCGAAGGTCGTGGAGCAGGCCATCGCTATCGGCGCATGCAAGTACGTGAACATCAAGCCGGGACGCATCGGCGGCTTCTACAACGCGCTCAAAGTGCACAATATGTGCCGCAACGCAGGCATACCGGTGTGGGTGGGCGGCATGCTCGAGAGCGCCCTTGGCGGCGCGCTGTGCGTTGAGCTCGCCACGCTCCCAAACTTCACGTACCCGGGCGACCTCTTCCCCTCGAAGCGGTTCTATACGGACGACCTGTCCAAGCCGGAGAACGAGCTGACGCCGCGCCTGACTTTCAAGCCGTCCACCGGCAAGTTGCCGGAGCCGGACCCCGAGCTCCTCGAACAGCGCACGGTGCGCCAGAAGACCATCACAGCCAAGAAGTAG
- a CDS encoding M20/M25/M40 family metallo-hydrolase codes for MINRDRIVKTFCEMAVIDSPSFEEDAMAAWATKKLESLGFKVVADSYGNLIASDGRPNPFMLSGHLDTVEPGRGIKPKVDGDRIVSDGTTIVGGDDKAGLAIIFETLESMKEDGKKTIPLEVVLSRAEEPGLQGAGNLDFSKIKSKQAIVFDREGPVNRITSVSPSYIAYDIIITGKAAHAGIEPENGIPAIRIAAEIITRLPQGRLNAETTFNVSLIQGGSTRNTVPENTRIEGEFRTTDLETLENLKLDVKDAVAKVQKLYPQAKLETVFTPKFDTFRIKPEHPTTRLVTDALKKIGLTPDFRTSGGGSDANVFWQKGISAVVMGMADYNMHTIREYVNIPELMQACKLCETIIAAK; via the coding sequence ATGATTAACCGAGACCGAATAGTGAAGACCTTCTGCGAGATGGCCGTTATCGACAGCCCCTCGTTCGAAGAGGACGCGATGGCCGCCTGGGCAACGAAGAAGCTGGAGTCACTGGGATTCAAGGTAGTCGCCGACAGCTACGGCAACCTGATCGCCTCCGACGGCCGCCCCAATCCCTTCATGCTCTCCGGCCACCTCGACACTGTTGAGCCGGGCCGAGGCATCAAGCCGAAGGTGGACGGCGACCGCATCGTCTCCGACGGCACGACGATTGTGGGCGGCGACGACAAGGCCGGGCTGGCGATCATCTTCGAGACGCTTGAGTCGATGAAGGAAGACGGCAAGAAGACGATTCCGCTGGAGGTAGTCCTCTCCCGTGCCGAGGAGCCGGGCCTTCAGGGCGCGGGCAACCTGGACTTCTCGAAAATCAAGTCGAAGCAGGCGATAGTCTTCGACCGGGAGGGGCCGGTCAACCGTATCACCTCCGTCAGCCCCAGCTACATCGCGTACGACATCATCATCACCGGCAAGGCAGCCCACGCCGGCATAGAGCCGGAGAACGGCATCCCCGCCATCCGCATCGCCGCGGAAATCATCACCCGCCTGCCCCAGGGCCGCCTCAACGCGGAGACGACGTTCAACGTGTCCCTTATCCAGGGCGGCTCCACGCGCAACACCGTGCCGGAGAACACGAGGATCGAGGGCGAGTTCCGCACCACGGACCTGGAGACGCTGGAGAACCTGAAGCTGGACGTCAAGGACGCCGTTGCCAAGGTGCAGAAGCTGTACCCGCAGGCGAAGCTCGAGACGGTCTTCACACCCAAGTTCGACACCTTTCGCATCAAGCCCGAGCACCCGACGACGAGGCTGGTGACGGACGCGCTGAAGAAGATCGGCCTCACTCCCGACTTCCGAACGTCAGGCGGCGGCAGCGACGCCAACGTCTTCTGGCAAAAGGGCATCAGCGCGGTGGTTATGGGCATGGCGGACTACAACATGCACACAATCCGCGAGTACGTGAACATCCCGGAGCTCATGCAGGCCTGCAAGCTCTGCGAGACAATAATAGCGGCCAAGTAG
- the larA gene encoding nickel-dependent lactate racemase — MQVDLAYGASGLKIELPDAITTVIEPTYLPGLPDERGALKNAIRNPIGKQPLRLSVKPNQKVAISVCDITRPFPSKVVLPVLLGELAHLPKENISILIAAGTHRAQTAEELDAMLSPEVARNYRIVNHSAFDKANLVHTGDTPDGIPIWLNRHFVEADFRITTGFVEPHFFAGFSGGPKMVAPGLAGFDTIMRLHNAEMIGSPKSVWGIVEDNPIHTGIRQIAKQTGVDFSLDVTINREHKITSVYAGELFEVHKAARNAAKRWAMKSVPKPFDIVITTNSGYPLDQNLYQAVKGMSAAAQIVKEGGTIICAAECRDGLPEHGEFKKLLSQRDSADGLLEMINAHGHNRHDQWQVQILAQLLKKARIFLKSSYLTPEQVRLAKIEPTDNIERTVHQELARHGAAARICVLPQGPQTIPYVG; from the coding sequence ATGCAAGTCGACCTCGCCTATGGCGCCAGCGGCCTCAAAATTGAGCTCCCGGACGCCATAACCACCGTCATAGAGCCAACCTACCTGCCGGGCCTGCCGGACGAGCGCGGCGCGCTCAAGAACGCAATTCGCAACCCAATCGGCAAGCAGCCGCTCCGGCTGAGCGTCAAGCCCAACCAGAAGGTGGCGATATCAGTCTGCGACATCACGCGCCCTTTCCCGTCCAAGGTCGTCCTGCCGGTCCTGCTGGGGGAGCTGGCCCATCTGCCCAAGGAGAATATCTCCATCCTCATCGCCGCCGGAACGCACCGAGCGCAGACTGCGGAGGAGCTGGACGCTATGCTCAGCCCCGAGGTCGCGCGCAATTACCGCATCGTCAACCACAGCGCCTTCGACAAGGCGAACCTGGTGCACACGGGCGATACGCCTGACGGCATCCCCATCTGGCTCAACCGCCACTTCGTCGAGGCTGACTTCAGGATCACGACCGGCTTCGTGGAGCCGCACTTCTTCGCCGGCTTCAGCGGCGGGCCGAAGATGGTTGCGCCCGGCCTGGCGGGGTTCGACACGATCATGCGGCTGCACAACGCGGAGATGATCGGCAGCCCGAAGTCCGTCTGGGGCATCGTCGAGGACAATCCGATTCACACCGGCATCAGGCAGATCGCAAAGCAGACGGGCGTGGACTTCAGCCTGGACGTGACGATCAACCGCGAGCACAAGATCACGAGCGTCTACGCCGGTGAGCTTTTCGAGGTGCACAAGGCCGCTCGAAACGCCGCCAAACGCTGGGCAATGAAGTCCGTTCCGAAGCCGTTCGACATTGTGATCACGACGAACAGCGGCTACCCTCTGGACCAGAACCTCTACCAGGCAGTCAAGGGCATGTCCGCCGCCGCGCAGATCGTCAAGGAAGGCGGCACGATCATCTGCGCCGCCGAGTGCCGCGACGGCCTCCCGGAACACGGCGAGTTCAAGAAGCTCCTCTCGCAGCGCGACTCCGCGGACGGCCTGTTGGAGATGATCAACGCGCACGGCCACAACCGCCACGACCAGTGGCAGGTCCAGATCCTCGCGCAGCTGCTGAAGAAGGCCCGCATCTTCCTCAAGTCCTCGTACCTCACCCCCGAGCAGGTCCGCCTCGCCAAGATCGAGCCCACGGACAACATCGAGCGCACCGTCCACCAGGAGCTCGCCCGCCACGGCGCCGCCGCCCGCATCTGCGTGTTGCCGCAAGGGCCGCAGACGATCCCGTACGTGGGGTAA
- a CDS encoding 50S ribosomal protein L7/L12: MATKQEILEAIKGMTVLDLADLVKELEKTFGVSAAAPVAVAAAPAAAAAGKPAAAAEEKTEFNVILKEVGPNKINVIKAIREVTTLGLKEAKDLVEGAPKAVKEGVNKEESNNIKTKLEAAGAKVEIQ; the protein is encoded by the coding sequence ATGGCCACGAAGCAAGAGATTTTGGAAGCAATCAAGGGTATGACGGTTTTGGACCTGGCCGACCTGGTCAAGGAGCTTGAGAAGACCTTCGGTGTGAGCGCCGCCGCGCCTGTCGCGGTCGCCGCCGCCCCCGCCGCCGCCGCCGCCGGCAAGCCTGCTGCCGCCGCCGAGGAGAAGACCGAGTTCAACGTCATCCTGAAGGAAGTCGGCCCGAACAAGATCAACGTCATCAAGGCTATCCGCGAGGTAACCACGCTGGGCCTCAAGGAGGCCAAGGACCTGGTCGAGGGCGCGCCCAAGGCTGTCAAGGAAGGCGTGAACAAGGAAGAGTCCAACAATATCAAGACCAAGCTCGAGGCGGCCGGCGCCAAGGTCGAGATCCAGTAG
- a CDS encoding 50S ribosomal protein L10 — MPTQKKAETIQELEELLKKSTIVISADNTGVTMETVTSLRKTLRPKGVRYQVVKNTLAYRAADSTGKAALKEIIQGPTGLIIGFGDPVEPAKAITDYLANTRTNLKLRGGVLGTRSLTNDEIKALAELPSKDVLVARLLGQMNAPITSLVYVLNGPIAALARVLNQVAEAKKAAEAAPPAAPAAAEAPAAPA; from the coding sequence GTGCCGACACAGAAGAAGGCCGAAACAATACAGGAGCTTGAAGAGCTTCTCAAGAAGAGCACCATCGTCATCAGCGCCGATAACACCGGCGTGACAATGGAGACGGTGACGTCGCTCCGCAAGACGCTCAGGCCCAAGGGCGTCCGGTACCAGGTTGTGAAGAACACACTGGCATACCGCGCGGCAGACAGCACGGGCAAGGCAGCGCTCAAGGAGATCATCCAGGGACCCACCGGCCTGATCATAGGCTTCGGCGATCCCGTGGAGCCGGCCAAGGCGATCACGGACTACCTGGCGAACACCCGCACGAACCTGAAGCTCAGGGGCGGTGTGCTGGGTACAAGGAGCCTGACGAACGATGAGATCAAGGCGCTCGCCGAGCTCCCTTCCAAGGACGTGCTGGTGGCGAGGCTGCTCGGTCAGATGAACGCGCCGATCACAAGCCTGGTGTACGTGCTGAATGGGCCGATAGCCGCCCTGGCGCGCGTCCTGAACCAGGTTGCAGAGGCGAAAAAGGCGGCAGAGGCCGCCCCTCCTGCCGCGCCCGCGGCCGCCGAGGCGCCTGCAGCGCCCGCCTAG
- a CDS encoding 50S ribosomal protein L1: MATLTKRYKAAVEQREDKREYTPQEAVEIVKKMATAKFDETIELHIRTGADPRQADQLVRGVAVLPHGVGKVVRVLVFTDGEAISVAQKGGADFVGADDLIKKVEGGWTEFDVAIATPDMMGKIGRLGRVLGRKGLMPNPRTGTVVPPEAIDRAISDAKKGRVEYKLDRTGLMHLPIGKASFEANKLVDNLSMVMDAIVRSRPSGIKGQFIRSAFLTSTMGPSVKMDVNAVTNMRSE; the protein is encoded by the coding sequence ATGGCAACACTGACGAAGCGATACAAGGCGGCTGTCGAGCAGCGCGAGGACAAGCGGGAGTACACTCCGCAGGAAGCTGTGGAGATCGTCAAGAAGATGGCGACCGCGAAGTTCGACGAGACGATTGAGCTCCACATCCGCACAGGGGCCGACCCCCGCCAGGCGGACCAGCTGGTCCGCGGGGTGGCCGTGCTGCCCCACGGCGTGGGCAAGGTTGTGCGCGTCCTGGTCTTCACCGACGGCGAGGCGATTTCCGTGGCCCAGAAGGGCGGCGCGGACTTCGTGGGCGCAGACGACCTGATCAAGAAGGTGGAGGGCGGCTGGACGGAGTTCGATGTGGCCATAGCCACGCCGGACATGATGGGCAAGATCGGCCGGCTGGGCCGCGTGCTCGGCAGGAAGGGCCTCATGCCCAACCCCAGGACTGGTACTGTCGTGCCGCCGGAGGCTATCGATCGCGCGATCTCAGATGCCAAGAAGGGCCGCGTCGAGTACAAGCTTGACCGCACCGGCCTTATGCATCTTCCCATCGGCAAGGCCAGCTTCGAGGCGAACAAGCTTGTCGATAACCTCTCGATGGTGATGGACGCGATCGTGCGGTCCCGCCCGAGCGGCATCAAGGGCCAGTTCATCCGCTCTGCGTTCCTTACAAGCACGATGGGCCCCAGCGTAAAGATGGACGTGAACGCCGTTACGAACATGAGAAGCGAATAG
- the rplK gene encoding 50S ribosomal protein L11 encodes MAKKVKAIVKLQIPAGKATPAPPIGPALGQHGVNIMAFVKEYNERTASQAGQIVPVVLTIFEDRSFTFEVKTPPASELLRKAAGIEKGSGKSKTDKVATLTSAKVQEIAKTKLPDLNAVDVEGAVKIIEGTARSMGITITK; translated from the coding sequence TTGGCCAAGAAAGTCAAAGCGATAGTAAAGCTACAGATCCCTGCCGGCAAGGCAACGCCTGCGCCTCCCATAGGCCCGGCGCTAGGCCAGCACGGCGTTAACATCATGGCCTTCGTGAAGGAGTACAACGAGCGTACAGCCTCCCAGGCCGGCCAGATCGTCCCCGTTGTGCTGACGATCTTCGAGGACCGCTCGTTCACCTTCGAGGTCAAGACGCCGCCCGCCTCTGAGCTTCTGCGCAAGGCTGCGGGAATCGAGAAGGGCAGCGGCAAGTCCAAGACCGACAAGGTGGCCACGCTCACCTCGGCCAAGGTGCAGGAGATAGCAAAGACTAAGCTCCCAGACCTGAATGCGGTGGACGTTGAGGGCGCCGTCAAGATCATTGAGGGCACAGCCCGAAGCATGGGCATCACGATCACGAAGTAA